Part of the Paenibacillus sp. JNUCC32 genome is shown below.
TTCCGCCCGGGGAACCGGCTGCAGGACCTGGCTTTGCAGGTCGTCGAGCTGCACAAGCGCAAGTCGAAGCGGCGACGGATGCACGATATCGATCCCGTACTGCTCCTTCATCCGCATAAACGCTGCTTCGTCCATGCTGTCGCTTGTGCCGATCAGGCTCCGCAGATGATATAACTTGGCGATATTCCATTGCGTGGCCCGCTCCTGTTCCAATCCTCTGAGCTTGCCGATCATTTCCGTTACGTTCTCCGTGATCAGGGACAGCTCATCCATGGCTTTGGCGTCTCCACGTCCATCGTAGGGCACCAGCGTAAGCAGGCGTCCTACCGGTTTGTATAGCCGGAGCGAAATCAGTACGGACAGCAGCAAAGCCAGCACGGCCACGGACAATGTCACGGCCATCTCCGTCCACCGCATCTGGCGGACGCTGCCCAGCACGTCGTCATAGTCTTGAAGGCTGATGATCTGCCAGTCGTTTAAACCTTTGCTTAAATAGGTGACCTTATATTTCTTATCGCCTTGTTGATGGATGAAGGAGTCCGGTGCATGGTTTGCCGAGCCCATCCGTCCGAGTAAATCTCTCTTGATGTCCAGCCCGGGCGGTAGCTTGCGGTCGCCCGCCATCAGCACTTGACCATTGCCGTCCGTAACGAACAGGACGTCGTTTTCCCGTTCGGCGACCCGATTAAGCGCTTTCACATTGTCCAGCATCCACCCCGGCTTCACGGTCAAGATCAGCGCGTTCCGATTGACGGAACCGAGGCTCGGCCCATCATATATGAAAAATGCGAACACGTCGATGCCTTCGTTCTCCCCGTCGAGATCGAGCGGAATGAGCTGCAGCTTCGGCAGGTCCGCACGAGCGTCCATGTAATCTTCCAATGCGCCGTAAAGGACGCGCGTATCCATATCATGGCTCAGCGACGAGAAAAAACGGCCCTGTTTGCCGTTATAAAAAACGGCGGCGTGCAAGTACGGGGAAGCAGCAACCGTGCGGTTCAAACGTTCGATCTTCAGGATGCTCTGCTTATAATCCGCCCCGGATTTCAGTGCGATGAGCTCTTCGTCGTTATACAGCGATACCGCCAAATCCTTCACGATCCCGTTCATGTTCTCAATGTTGTAGTTGATTTGGGTGAGCAGCTTGACGTCGGCCTCATGCTGGAGGCTCAACACTTTGTCACGGGCGGCGGCGTTCAGAAAGAGGGAGGCGATGGCGAGCATGGCGACGACGAGCATAAAGCTCAGGATAATCCGCTGCAAATATTTGCGAGAGCGGAGGGTTTGCAGCAAGTTCATGGGACCACTCTCCTGCAAGTTTAGGTGGCTTTACTATAAGCCGCCGGGATTTTCATTGTCAATCTGCATTTTCGAAATATTACCCTGTACGGGATACGCACTGACCGTATCTCTGGGTATTGTCGTATGATCAGGGCCGCTCAGGTGACCCGCCCCTCGCCATCCCTCTTCTGCCGAAGCATTTGCCGATAAGCACCTGGCGTCATGCCAACCTTGGCGGTAAACAGGCGCGTCATGTAGTTCGAATCGCGGATTCCCACGCGTTCCGCGATCTCGGAAATGCCAAGCACCGTGCCGCCAAGCAGTTTCTTGGCCTCCTCCAGGCGCAGGTGCAGCACGTACTGCAGTGGCGTTTTGCCGATATGCCTCTTCATGCATCTTGCGATATAACTCGCTTG
Proteins encoded:
- a CDS encoding helix-turn-helix domain-containing protein, with amino-acid sequence MNLLQTLRSRKYLQRIILSFMLVVAMLAIASLFLNAAARDKVLSLQHEADVKLLTQINYNIENMNGIVKDLAVSLYNDEELIALKSGADYKQSILKIERLNRTVAASPYLHAAVFYNGKQGRFFSSLSHDMDTRVLYGALEDYMDARADLPKLQLIPLDLDGENEGIDVFAFFIYDGPSLGSVNRNALILTVKPGWMLDNVKALNRVAERENDVLFVTDGNGQVLMAGDRKLPPGLDIKRDLLGRMGSANHAPDSFIHQQGDKKYKVTYLSKGLNDWQIISLQDYDDVLGSVRQMRWTEMAVTLSVAVLALLLSVLISLRLYKPVGRLLTLVPYDGRGDAKAMDELSLITENVTEMIGKLRGLEQERATQWNIAKLYHLRSLIGTSDSMDEAAFMRMKEQYGIDIVHPSPLRLALVQLDDLQSQVLQPVPRAEELYSFAIANIGQELLRHGGSCEAADMKSGHLVFVVGGDSGHLESLHERFRELQQTILRFYRITFTVTLSDTFEDYRQLTKHYNLALRHSNYRMIFGKGAVIRPEMIRRNERNESLTIPKELERRLTEGLKGGNPDETEQAIRSWREHLAEFSFDGMFSALLHLTMTLSHTLGEMNNNNLNPVSVNLQAINRRILEKETLDEIECVLLDVVREVFEQRRSGREDKNRLLADTVKEMIDKHYADPDLNVQKIADMLKMSSVYLGQVFKAQEGATVVDQINATRLARAQQYLEQQQLTVAEIMEKVGFGNESYFYRLFKRRYGTTPKEYRLKCAIERST